From Vanrija pseudolonga chromosome 1, complete sequence, a single genomic window includes:
- the SPAC22E12.19 gene encoding uncharacterized protein → MGLATVTATVIHATAAADQAFGLQKPMDDRGLPVNPEVDRSVHLVLMGGRAAHPHRDENETETLTATATGRGIVIAIGTGNVIVNGGLTDVDHHPAHQAVVLPLETVLPLTVNGNARTAVSETVIATATATTGTARGLLD, encoded by the exons ATGGGCCTCGCGACCGTGACCGCGACCGTGATCCACGCGACAGCCGCAGCGGACCAGGCTTTTGGCCTCCAGAA GCCCATGGACGACCGTGGCCTCCCCGTCAACCCCGAGGTGGATCGTTCCGTCCATCTGGTCCTAATGGGCGGCCGCGCAGCCCATCCCCACCGCGACGAGAACGAGACCGAGACTttgaccgcgaccgcgactgGGAGAGGGATCGTGATCGCGATTGGGACCGGGAACGTGATCGTGAATGGGGGTTTGACCGACGTGGACCACCACCCGGCCCACCAGGCCGTGGTCCTCCCCCTCGAGACCGTCCTCCCTTTGACCGTGAACGGGAACGCGAGGACCGCCGTTTCCGAGACAGTGATCGCtaccgcgaccgcgacgactgGAA CGGCCCGCGGTCTCCTCGACTGA